In one window of Candidatus Methanomethylophilaceae archaeon DNA:
- a CDS encoding aldo/keto reductase translates to MIYKDFKGKRLSQLGMGCMRLPTVGGNDSAIDEEQVARMVDYAFEHGINYFDTAYGYHGGNSETVMGKVLGRLPRDRIYIADKFPGYDLSNMPKAKSIFPEQLKKLGISYFDFYMFHNVNEMNVNQYLDRSYGIYDYLLEQRDAGKISHLGFSAHGNMDTIRKFLDAYGENMEFCQLQLNYVDWEFQDGEKKVEMLEELGIPVWVMEPMRGGKLIDIPEDGKAELEKLRPGVKPAEWAFRFLQSIPEAKVILTGASSMEQLKENIEIFGTERPTDARETETLEKIGKGMTARQTLPCTACRYCVPKCPMDLDIPDLIASYNQLMFTGASDFIAPFYIKSLPEDSRPSACIGCGECEKVCPQNLHIPEAFEDFTERIKGWM, encoded by the coding sequence ATGATTTACAAGGATTTCAAAGGTAAACGCCTGTCCCAGCTGGGGATGGGGTGCATGCGTCTCCCGACCGTCGGCGGGAACGATTCGGCGATAGACGAGGAGCAGGTCGCCAGGATGGTGGATTATGCTTTCGAGCACGGCATCAACTATTTCGACACCGCATACGGATACCACGGAGGCAACTCGGAGACGGTCATGGGGAAAGTTCTCGGGCGCCTTCCGAGGGACAGGATCTATATCGCGGACAAATTCCCCGGCTACGACCTTTCCAATATGCCCAAGGCTAAGTCCATCTTCCCGGAGCAGCTGAAGAAGCTCGGAATCAGCTACTTCGACTTCTATATGTTCCACAACGTCAACGAGATGAACGTGAACCAGTATCTAGACAGGAGCTACGGCATATACGATTACCTTCTGGAGCAGAGGGATGCCGGGAAGATATCCCACCTCGGGTTCTCCGCCCACGGGAACATGGATACCATAAGGAAATTCCTGGACGCCTACGGGGAAAACATGGAATTCTGCCAGCTGCAGCTGAACTACGTGGACTGGGAATTCCAGGACGGAGAGAAGAAAGTGGAGATGCTCGAGGAGCTGGGCATCCCCGTATGGGTGATGGAGCCCATGCGCGGCGGGAAGCTGATTGACATCCCCGAGGACGGCAAGGCGGAGCTGGAGAAGCTGCGCCCGGGCGTGAAACCCGCGGAATGGGCGTTCCGTTTCCTCCAGTCGATCCCGGAGGCCAAAGTCATACTCACCGGCGCCTCGTCGATGGAGCAGCTGAAAGAAAACATAGAGATCTTCGGAACGGAGAGGCCCACGGACGCCAGAGAGACGGAAACCCTCGAAAAGATAGGCAAAGGGATGACCGCCCGCCAGACCCTGCCCTGCACCGCGTGCCGCTACTGCGTTCCGAAATGCCCTATGGACCTGGACATCCCGGACCTCATAGCGAGCTACAACCAGCTGATGTTCACGGGAGCGTCGGATTTCATAGCCCCGTTCTACATCAAATCTCTGCCCGAAGACAGCCGCCCTAGCGCGTGCATCGGATGCGGGGAATGCGAGAAGGTATGCCCGCAGAACCTCCACATACCGGAAGCCTTCGAGGACTTCACGGAAAGGATCAAGGGCTGGATGTGA